The following proteins are encoded in a genomic region of [Eubacterium] hominis:
- the asrB gene encoding anaerobic sulfite reductase subunit AsrB — MMNPWLPEKHKILDIIKETDMESTFVVEYDHPSIQHGQFFQLSLPKIGEAPISVSSFDDHCVCFTIRRVGKLTNVIFDLQPGDDLFIRGPYGKGFPLDEFKGKHIIVIAGGTGVSPVRSTLHHYLSHPEECKDVYAIAGFRDAEHVLFTKDLEAFESADHFHTTWTLDRGEKEGFKQGFAMNFVKDIPIKEWNDNDYAVIIVGPPIMMSTTAKECMNQGVKEENIYVSFERKMSCALGKCGHCKINETYVCLEGPVFPYTKAKTLMD, encoded by the coding sequence ATGATGAACCCATGGCTGCCAGAGAAGCATAAAATTTTAGATATCATAAAAGAAACGGATATGGAATCCACATTCGTTGTAGAATATGATCATCCATCAATCCAGCATGGGCAGTTCTTCCAGCTGTCTTTGCCAAAAATCGGAGAAGCTCCAATTTCTGTATCAAGTTTTGATGATCACTGTGTCTGCTTTACCATCCGTCGTGTTGGAAAACTGACCAATGTGATTTTTGATTTACAGCCAGGTGATGATTTATTTATCCGTGGCCCATATGGAAAAGGTTTCCCATTAGATGAATTCAAAGGAAAACACATTATTGTCATCGCAGGTGGTACGGGTGTATCTCCTGTTAGAAGTACCCTGCACCATTACTTAAGCCATCCTGAAGAATGCAAAGATGTTTATGCGATTGCAGGATTTAGAGATGCTGAACATGTATTATTCACAAAAGATTTAGAAGCATTTGAAAGTGCTGATCATTTCCATACCACATGGACACTTGATCGTGGCGAAAAAGAAGGCTTCAAACAGGGCTTTGCGATGAATTTCGTAAAAGATATTCCAATCAAAGAATGGAATGATAATGACTATGCAGTGATTATCGTTGGACCTCCAATCATGATGAGTACAACTGCTAAAGAATGTATGAATCAGGGTGTGAAAGAAGAAAATATCTATGTATCATTTGAACGTAAAATGTCTTGCGCTTTAGGTAAATGTGGTCATTGTAAAATCAATGAAACCTATGTATGTCTGGAAGGTCCTGTCTTCCCTTACACCAAAGCAAAGACATTGATGGATTAG
- the accC gene encoding acetyl-CoA carboxylase biotin carboxylase subunit has product MKRILIANRGEIAVRIIRTCKEMGIETVAVYSSADKEALHVQLADYAVCIGGAKSTDSYLNMKNILSAACMTGCDGIHPGFGFLSENAKFARLVMQCGMTFIGPNPDVIEAMGDKNHARQKMMDAGIPVIMGSKDLIETAQEALETANKIGYPVLIKAANGGGGRGMRVAYKESEVKDAYETARSEARVCFGDDGVYMEKYILEPKHVEVQLMADKFGNVCHLFERDCSCQRRNQKLLEEAPCHTLKQETREKMLADAVRACKVVGYDSVGTIEFLLDAQNNYYFMEMNTRIQVEHTISEMITGIDLIKQQIKIAEGMKLSYRQEDIKCLGHAMECRINAENIKMNFAPSPGKISFINFPGGRNVRIDTAVYCGYEISPYYDSMILKLITFGDNRLECIKKMRVALEELIIEGVETNIEFQYLLLHHPTFVSGKYDTGFMETFIKELSEDGTII; this is encoded by the coding sequence ATGAAGCGAATATTGATTGCCAATCGTGGAGAAATCGCTGTTCGTATTATTCGTACCTGTAAAGAAATGGGTATTGAAACGGTCGCAGTGTATTCCTCTGCGGATAAAGAGGCATTACATGTTCAGCTTGCGGATTATGCAGTCTGTATTGGTGGTGCCAAAAGCACAGACAGTTATCTGAATATGAAAAATATTTTAAGTGCTGCCTGTATGACTGGATGTGATGGCATTCACCCAGGTTTTGGGTTTTTAAGTGAAAATGCCAAGTTTGCCCGTCTGGTTATGCAGTGTGGGATGACTTTTATTGGTCCTAATCCTGATGTAATAGAAGCGATGGGTGATAAAAATCATGCTCGTCAAAAAATGATGGATGCAGGTATTCCTGTGATCATGGGAAGTAAAGATTTAATTGAAACAGCACAGGAGGCACTGGAAACGGCGAATAAGATCGGTTATCCAGTATTGATCAAAGCCGCAAATGGCGGTGGTGGACGAGGCATGCGAGTAGCATATAAAGAATCAGAAGTAAAGGATGCCTATGAAACCGCAAGAAGTGAAGCACGTGTTTGTTTTGGTGATGATGGCGTGTATATGGAAAAATACATTCTGGAACCTAAACATGTGGAAGTTCAGCTGATGGCAGATAAGTTTGGCAATGTGTGTCACTTATTTGAACGTGACTGCTCCTGTCAGCGACGCAATCAGAAATTGTTAGAAGAAGCACCATGTCATACACTGAAACAGGAAACAAGAGAAAAAATGCTGGCAGATGCCGTGCGTGCTTGTAAAGTTGTCGGATATGACAGTGTTGGAACGATAGAATTTTTATTGGATGCGCAAAACAATTATTATTTTATGGAAATGAATACGCGTATTCAGGTAGAACATACCATCAGTGAAATGATTACTGGTATCGACTTGATCAAACAACAGATCAAGATAGCAGAAGGTATGAAATTATCATATCGTCAGGAAGATATCAAATGTTTGGGACATGCGATGGAATGTCGTATCAATGCGGAAAATATCAAAATGAATTTTGCGCCAAGTCCTGGTAAAATCAGTTTTATTAATTTCCCTGGTGGAAGAAATGTGCGTATTGACACAGCTGTATATTGTGGCTATGAGATTTCACCATATTATGATTCTATGATTTTAAAACTGATTACTTTTGGGGATAATCGTTTGGAATGTATCAAAAAAATGCGTGTAGCGTTGGAAGAACTGATCATTGAGGGTGTAGAAACCAACATTGAATTTCAATACTTACTGCTGCATCATCCAACATTTGTATCAGGTAAATATGATACCGGGTTTATGGAAACCTTTATTAAGGAGTTGAGCGAGGATGGAACAATTATTTAA
- a CDS encoding L-aspartate oxidase, with product MQGDLYYDVVIAGCGVAGMYTALNLGHDKKILMICKEDLESCDSMLAQGGICVQRDEDDYDEYFEDTMRAGHYENNKESVDLMIRNSRDIINHLMRLGVEFEKDENGELRYTREGGHGKPRICFHEDVTGKEITTVLQHKVKAMPNVTIMEHTCMCDIIEEDGKCVGMIAKNKDGETLHIHALYTVMATGGIGGLYEHSTNYPSLTGDALDICRKHGIQLDHLDYVQIHPTSLFTRKKGRSFLISESARGDGAVLLNGKHERFVDELLPRDKVTQAILKEMEKEGSEHVWLDFAAVPKATILSHFPNIYKTCLEEGYDITKQPIPVVPAQHYFMGGVHVDHHSETTMPCLYAIGETSCNGVHGKNRLASNSLLESLVFAKEAAENMMRAEKER from the coding sequence ATGCAAGGGGATTTATACTACGATGTTGTCATCGCAGGCTGTGGTGTTGCCGGTATGTATACGGCATTAAATTTAGGACATGATAAAAAGATTTTAATGATATGTAAAGAGGATTTAGAAAGTTGTGATTCCATGCTGGCACAGGGTGGTATTTGTGTACAACGAGATGAAGATGATTATGATGAATATTTTGAAGATACAATGCGTGCTGGACATTATGAAAACAATAAGGAAAGCGTTGATTTGATGATTCGAAACAGTCGAGATATCATCAATCATCTGATGCGTTTGGGTGTAGAATTTGAAAAAGATGAAAACGGGGAACTTCGCTATACTAGAGAAGGCGGACATGGAAAACCAAGAATCTGTTTTCATGAAGATGTCACTGGAAAAGAAATTACCACAGTGTTACAGCATAAGGTAAAAGCAATGCCAAATGTAACCATCATGGAGCATACCTGTATGTGCGATATTATAGAAGAAGATGGAAAATGTGTCGGGATGATTGCTAAGAACAAAGATGGAGAAACCTTACACATTCATGCATTATATACCGTAATGGCAACCGGTGGTATTGGTGGCTTGTATGAACATTCTACCAATTATCCTTCCCTGACTGGGGATGCGCTGGATATTTGTAGAAAACATGGGATTCAGCTGGATCATTTAGATTATGTACAAATTCATCCAACCTCTTTATTTACACGAAAAAAAGGCAGAAGCTTTTTGATCAGTGAATCCGCAAGAGGTGATGGGGCAGTATTATTAAATGGGAAACATGAGCGCTTTGTGGATGAATTATTACCAAGAGATAAAGTAACACAGGCGATTTTAAAAGAAATGGAAAAAGAAGGCAGTGAACATGTATGGCTGGATTTTGCGGCGGTACCAAAAGCTACTATTTTATCACATTTTCCTAATATATATAAAACCTGTTTAGAAGAAGGTTATGATATCACAAAACAACCGATTCCGGTTGTTCCTGCCCAGCATTATTTCATGGGAGGCGTACATGTGGATCATCATTCAGAAACGACCATGCCTTGTTTATATGCAATTGGAGAAACCAGCTGTAATGGGGTACATGGGAAAAATCGGCTTGCCAGCAACAGTTTGCTGGAAAGCTTAGTATTTGCGAAAGAAGCGGCTGAAAATATGATGCGTGCCGAGAAAGAGAGATAA
- a CDS encoding transcription repressor NadR, whose protein sequence is MKTVMTGSQRRKKILELMRDAKEPLSGGALGKETGVSRQVVVQDIALLRTQGYPIVATARGYIINESYKAIRLFKVHHSNEQIEDELNIIIDLGGSVQDVMVNHRAYGKMSAPLQIKSRRDIQTLLNNLKTGKSTALLNLTSGYHFHHVAADTVEILDEIEESLKNNGFLVDFLPYEREDDIQEG, encoded by the coding sequence ATGAAAACAGTCATGACAGGATCACAAAGACGTAAAAAGATTCTAGAACTGATGCGTGATGCCAAAGAACCATTATCTGGTGGTGCACTGGGAAAAGAAACCGGTGTCAGTCGTCAGGTGGTTGTACAGGATATCGCATTACTTCGTACACAGGGCTATCCAATTGTCGCAACTGCTCGTGGGTATATCATCAATGAAAGCTATAAAGCGATTCGTTTATTCAAAGTACACCACAGCAATGAACAGATTGAAGATGAATTGAATATCATCATTGATTTAGGCGGCAGTGTACAGGATGTCATGGTAAATCATCGTGCCTATGGGAAAATGAGCGCTCCTTTACAAATCAAAAGCAGAAGGGATATCCAGACCCTTTTAAATAATTTAAAAACAGGGAAATCCACTGCCTTATTAAATTTGACATCCGGATATCACTTTCATCATGTGGCAGCTGATACCGTGGAGATTTTAGATGAAATCGAAGAATCTTTAAAAAATAATGGATTTCTTGTGGATTTTCTTCCATATGAAAGAGAAGACGATATTCAAGAGGGATAG
- a CDS encoding biotin transporter BioY produces the protein MKTKELTLCAFFTILFVIGSKIVIPAGIIPLTLQTMVVIIAGMLLKPKYIWVSYGLFFLMGLLGFPVFANGGGIAYVLQPSFGFLLSFPIAASFISIMRNKLHTTSFLANFIICMIGLFIIYTIGCIYMYGILNFYMGAAKNMFSVIAMGAIPFMISDTCSIAVGCFCALRLAHIPAIKQTLCPTK, from the coding sequence ATGAAAACAAAAGAATTGACACTTTGTGCGTTTTTCACGATATTATTTGTGATTGGAAGTAAAATCGTTATTCCTGCTGGTATTATTCCACTTACATTACAAACGATGGTTGTGATTATCGCAGGTATGTTGTTAAAGCCAAAATATATATGGGTATCTTATGGATTATTCTTCTTAATGGGATTATTAGGATTTCCTGTGTTTGCAAATGGTGGAGGTATCGCTTATGTATTACAGCCATCTTTCGGATTCCTGTTAAGCTTTCCAATTGCCGCAAGTTTTATTTCCATTATGCGCAATAAACTTCATACAACATCATTCCTTGCGAATTTTATTATTTGTATGATTGGTTTATTCATCATATACACCATTGGATGTATCTACATGTACGGCATTTTAAATTTCTACATGGGAGCAGCAAAAAACATGTTCTCAGTTATTGCAATGGGAGCCATTCCATTTATGATATCTGATACATGCAGTATCGCGGTAGGATGTTTCTGTGCACTTCGTTTAGCACATATCCCTGCCATCAAACAAACATTGTGTCCAACAAAGTAA
- the asrA gene encoding anaerobic sulfite reductase subunit AsrA: MSYEVSYQELNQIFDSLRLHYKIYAPKRLHNVGRYCNTDMIRYEEIRSAEEIELKERSVYSPKEVFYPVNQTLFHYTEYGYLESQIFDKDLLIFARSCDIHGIKRLDKVFLENGTTQDPYYKRMRDKVHFVLLECGEGWESCACCSMHTNKTDDYDLAMRFLPEENKVLVECKTDLFKESFLQKPAVDFKPEFVEKNKSEIRVPEITEDMLPQIYQLDMWKEYNSRCIGCGACNSVCITCSCFNTVDTPYTENGKSGERRRTWTGCMNDDFTTVNGGHAFRDAYADRMRFKTLHKVYDFKKRFNTEDHMCVGCGRCDDVCPNNISFSHIVNRLYDEVEKIKEEKK, encoded by the coding sequence ATGTCATATGAAGTATCTTACCAGGAACTGAATCAGATTTTTGATTCACTCCGACTGCACTACAAGATTTATGCGCCTAAGCGTCTACATAATGTAGGCAGATATTGCAATACGGATATGATTCGTTATGAAGAAATCCGCAGCGCAGAAGAAATTGAATTAAAAGAACGTAGTGTTTATTCCCCTAAGGAAGTATTTTATCCAGTCAACCAGACGCTGTTTCACTATACAGAGTATGGATATCTGGAAAGTCAGATTTTTGATAAAGATTTATTGATCTTCGCCAGAAGCTGCGATATTCACGGTATCAAACGTCTGGACAAAGTCTTTTTAGAAAATGGAACTACGCAGGATCCTTATTATAAGAGAATGCGTGATAAAGTTCATTTTGTATTATTAGAATGCGGTGAAGGATGGGAATCCTGTGCATGCTGCTCTATGCATACAAATAAAACAGATGACTATGATCTGGCTATGCGTTTTCTGCCAGAAGAAAATAAAGTATTGGTAGAATGTAAGACTGACTTATTCAAGGAAAGCTTCTTACAAAAACCAGCAGTTGATTTCAAACCAGAATTCGTAGAAAAGAATAAAAGTGAAATCCGTGTACCTGAGATCACAGAAGATATGCTGCCACAAATCTATCAGCTGGATATGTGGAAAGAATATAACAGCCGCTGTATCGGATGTGGTGCATGTAACTCCGTATGTATTACATGCTCATGCTTCAATACCGTTGATACACCATATACAGAAAATGGCAAGAGTGGAGAACGCAGACGTACTTGGACTGGCTGTATGAATGATGATTTCACAACCGTCAATGGTGGTCATGCTTTCCGTGATGCTTATGCAGATCGTATGCGTTTTAAAACCTTGCATAAAGTATATGATTTCAAAAAACGTTTCAACACAGAAGATCATATGTGTGTAGGTTGTGGTCGTTGTGATGATGTATGTCCAAACAATATTTCTTTCTCACATATCGTCAACCGCTTATATGATGAAGTTGAAAAGATCAAGGAGGAAAAGAAATGA
- a CDS encoding acyl carrier protein translates to MFEKVKEVLVEAINVDEDVITMEANLKDDLGIDSLAAVELSLELETEFDVRIEDDELAKLVTVADIVKLLESKQ, encoded by the coding sequence ATGTTTGAAAAAGTAAAAGAAGTATTAGTGGAAGCTATTAATGTAGATGAAGATGTAATTACAATGGAAGCAAATTTAAAGGATGATTTAGGTATCGATTCTTTGGCTGCTGTTGAATTGTCATTAGAACTGGAAACAGAATTTGATGTACGCATCGAAGATGATGAATTAGCTAAATTAGTTACAGTCGCAGATATCGTGAAATTATTAGAAAGCAAACAATAA
- the nadA gene encoding quinolinate synthase NadA, giving the protein MNKQEEIRQLKQEKDAVLLAHYYVDEEVQKIADYVGDSFYLSKIASSLNNRTLVFCGVSFMGESGKLLSPEKTVLMPDASADCPMAHMVSKAEIDEARSKYDDLAVVCYINSTAEVKTWADVCVTSANAVKIVRNLPNKNILFIPDKNLGRYVKQQVPEKNVMLVKGYCPIHEFIKPEEIKALKQKYPKALVLAHPECNAQVLEMADYIGSTSGILSKAKESDANAFIIATEVGVRYELQVQNPDKQFYFPETLPVCTDMKKITLDKIIEVLKTGENAADVVKAHVEPAKATLTRMLELAK; this is encoded by the coding sequence ATGAATAAACAGGAAGAAATTAGACAATTAAAACAGGAAAAAGACGCGGTGCTTCTGGCACATTATTATGTGGATGAAGAAGTACAGAAAATCGCAGATTATGTAGGAGATTCTTTCTATTTAAGTAAGATTGCTTCAAGCTTAAACAATCGTACACTGGTATTTTGCGGTGTATCCTTTATGGGAGAAAGCGGAAAACTGCTGAGTCCGGAAAAAACGGTATTGATGCCAGATGCCAGTGCAGATTGTCCTATGGCACATATGGTCAGTAAAGCAGAAATAGATGAGGCAAGAAGTAAATATGATGATTTAGCTGTTGTATGTTATATCAACTCAACAGCAGAAGTTAAAACATGGGCAGATGTATGTGTAACATCGGCTAATGCAGTGAAAATCGTAAGAAATCTGCCAAATAAAAATATTTTATTCATACCGGATAAAAACTTAGGCCGTTATGTTAAACAACAGGTGCCTGAAAAAAATGTAATGCTTGTTAAAGGATATTGTCCAATTCATGAATTTATCAAACCAGAAGAAATCAAAGCATTAAAACAGAAATATCCAAAAGCACTTGTATTGGCACATCCGGAATGTAATGCACAGGTATTAGAGATGGCTGATTATATTGGATCTACCTCTGGTATTTTAAGTAAAGCAAAAGAAAGTGACGCAAATGCGTTTATCATTGCTACAGAAGTAGGTGTACGTTATGAACTGCAGGTACAAAACCCTGATAAACAGTTCTATTTTCCAGAAACATTACCTGTATGTACAGATATGAAAAAGATTACATTAGATAAAATTATAGAAGTATTAAAAACAGGAGAAAATGCGGCGGATGTCGTAAAAGCACATGTAGAACCAGCGAAAGCAACTCTAACAAGAATGCTGGAACTGGCAAAATAA
- the asrC gene encoding sulfite reductase subunit C: protein MSQDMNVGKLRTNCFRQSKVKGEFMLQMRVPGGLIEAKYLSFVQHLAQDYGDGTFHFGSRQCFEIPGIKYENIDKVNAELKDYLDEVEVEMCNVDMDTSAGYPTIGARNIMACIGGIHCIKANINTQEMAKKIEKEVFPSHYHIKVAVAGCPNDCAKGHFNDFGIVGLTKPVYHPDLCIGCGSCVKACESHATRVLSLVNGRIDKDACCCVGCGECTLVCPTGAMQRSAKPFYRILIGGRTGKQYPRMGKTFADFLTEEVVIAIIHNWQDFSKEVLKGEPRYLHGGHLIDMAGYEKFKELMLKDVKLNPEARIAENLYFAETEYRGRIHVKPVE, encoded by the coding sequence ATGTCACAAGATATGAATGTTGGTAAATTACGTACCAACTGTTTCCGTCAATCTAAAGTAAAAGGCGAATTCATGCTGCAGATGCGTGTACCAGGTGGTCTGATTGAAGCAAAATATTTAAGCTTTGTGCAACATCTGGCACAGGACTATGGCGATGGCACATTCCATTTCGGTTCTCGTCAGTGCTTTGAAATTCCTGGTATCAAATATGAAAATATTGATAAAGTAAATGCTGAATTAAAAGATTATTTAGATGAAGTAGAAGTAGAAATGTGTAATGTTGATATGGATACATCTGCTGGATATCCTACCATTGGTGCTCGTAATATTATGGCATGTATTGGTGGTATTCACTGTATCAAAGCCAATATCAATACTCAGGAAATGGCAAAAAAGATTGAAAAAGAAGTATTCCCTAGCCACTACCACATTAAAGTAGCTGTTGCTGGATGCCCAAATGACTGTGCAAAAGGTCACTTTAATGACTTTGGTATCGTTGGTTTAACAAAACCAGTTTATCATCCTGATCTGTGTATCGGTTGTGGAAGCTGTGTCAAAGCATGTGAATCACACGCAACACGTGTATTAAGCCTTGTCAATGGTCGTATTGATAAAGATGCCTGCTGTTGTGTAGGCTGTGGTGAATGTACATTAGTATGTCCAACAGGTGCTATGCAGCGTAGTGCTAAACCTTTCTATCGTATCCTGATTGGTGGTAGAACTGGTAAACAATACCCTCGTATGGGTAAAACATTTGCGGACTTCCTAACAGAAGAAGTCGTAATCGCAATCATTCACAACTGGCAGGATTTCTCTAAAGAAGTCTTAAAAGGTGAACCACGTTATCTGCATGGTGGTCATTTAATTGATATGGCTGGTTATGAAAAATTTAAAGAATTAATGCTGAAGGATGTTAAATTAAATCCAGAAGCAAGAATTGCAGAGAACCTATACTTTGCAGAAACTGAATATCGTGGAAGAATCCATGTAAAACCAGTAGAATAA
- the nadC gene encoding carboxylating nicotinate-nucleotide diphosphorylase, with product MNTITMQLVADQYIRMALQEDIHSEDVTTNAVMPEYKLGEVNLICKEDGVIAGLDIFARVFTLLDPATEITFFVKDGDQVKNQDLLAVVKGDIRVLLSGERTALNYLQRMSGIATYTRSVAALLEGSHTRLVDTRKTTPCMRIFEKYAVKVGGGGNHRYNLSDGVLLKDNHIDAAGGVKEAVLAAKAYAPFVRKIEVETENLDMVKEAVEAGADIIMLDNMTPDQMREAIAYIDGRAETECSGNITKENIALIKELGVTYVSSGALTHSAPILDISLKHLKVMD from the coding sequence ATGAATACAATAACAATGCAGCTTGTTGCTGATCAATATATCCGTATGGCTCTACAAGAAGATATTCATAGTGAAGATGTCACAACGAATGCAGTTATGCCAGAATATAAGCTTGGAGAAGTTAATTTGATTTGTAAAGAAGATGGTGTGATTGCCGGTCTTGATATTTTTGCACGTGTATTTACATTATTGGATCCTGCCACTGAAATTACATTCTTTGTAAAGGATGGAGATCAGGTAAAAAATCAGGATTTATTGGCAGTTGTCAAAGGGGATATTCGCGTATTGTTAAGTGGAGAGCGTACTGCATTAAACTATCTTCAAAGAATGAGCGGTATCGCAACATACACAAGAAGTGTAGCAGCCTTATTAGAAGGTAGTCATACACGTCTTGTGGATACCAGAAAAACAACACCTTGTATGCGTATCTTTGAAAAATATGCCGTAAAAGTTGGTGGAGGTGGAAATCACCGTTATAACTTATCTGATGGTGTATTGTTGAAGGATAATCATATTGATGCTGCTGGTGGTGTTAAAGAAGCAGTACTTGCCGCAAAAGCTTATGCACCTTTTGTACGTAAAATAGAAGTAGAAACAGAAAATCTGGATATGGTAAAAGAGGCAGTAGAAGCAGGTGCTGATATTATCATGCTGGATAATATGACACCAGATCAGATGCGTGAAGCGATTGCATATATTGATGGTCGTGCAGAAACAGAATGTTCTGGCAATATCACGAAAGAAAATATCGCATTGATCAAAGAACTGGGTGTGACGTATGTATCCAGTGGTGCTTTAACACACTCTGCGCCAATTTTGGATATCAGTTTAAAACACCTGAAAGTGATGGATTAA
- a CDS encoding ATP-binding protein, with amino-acid sequence MLISISLENFKSFHKLTTFNMIASNKLRNNKERIGYKNGISILKSAVIYGANASGKSNLVEAFRFIRECVLSTDGIPVKSRYLYCKNRKDNENKITTVEVRLSVNDRCYAYGFDVLLKDQMIENEWIMEFTDAIEPKILFKREKKHFELDKSLQLDDMDMAKFNVYADDLAENTSVLFLSEMNRNKRITSDSKLSFFKDIYGWFLNDLNIFLPETPVTNFEYYYDVESLDIVKKIIRTFDTGISDIIIKKITLDELKSKLNKNVYENIMETIQYRMIKENHKDFKLSMRSKDEFFNFFIHDNEEEPEITTLSFKHGSSTCNFDFDEESDGTRRIFDLLDVLLTKNKNSVYVIDEMERSLHPALTKRFIVLLNEFHKKNDIQLIFTTHEATIMSQELFRRDQIWFVARDKDNNSNLYPLDRFNERYDKKINKAYLEGRYGAIPVFTDFNIGELG; translated from the coding sequence ATGCTGATATCGATATCTTTAGAAAATTTTAAATCTTTTCATAAACTCACGACTTTTAATATGATAGCATCCAATAAATTAAGGAATAATAAAGAACGGATAGGATACAAAAATGGTATTTCCATTTTAAAATCAGCTGTTATTTATGGTGCAAATGCATCTGGAAAATCTAATCTTGTTGAAGCATTTCGCTTTATCAGGGAATGTGTTCTTTCAACTGATGGAATACCTGTGAAATCAAGATATTTATATTGTAAAAATAGAAAAGATAATGAAAACAAGATTACTACAGTAGAAGTAAGATTAAGTGTAAATGATAGATGTTATGCTTACGGCTTTGATGTATTACTGAAGGATCAGATGATAGAAAATGAGTGGATTATGGAATTCACTGATGCGATAGAACCTAAAATTTTATTCAAAAGGGAAAAAAAGCATTTTGAACTAGATAAATCATTACAACTTGATGATATGGATATGGCGAAATTCAATGTTTACGCTGATGATCTTGCGGAAAATACATCTGTATTATTTTTATCTGAAATGAATAGAAATAAAAGAATCACATCTGATTCCAAGTTATCTTTTTTCAAAGATATCTATGGGTGGTTTTTAAATGATTTGAATATATTTTTGCCAGAAACGCCTGTTACTAATTTTGAATATTATTATGATGTAGAATCACTTGACATTGTTAAAAAAATTATTAGAACCTTTGATACAGGAATTAGTGATATTATAATCAAAAAAATAACACTTGATGAATTAAAAAGTAAATTGAATAAGAATGTCTATGAAAATATTATGGAAACAATTCAATACCGAATGATTAAAGAAAATCATAAAGATTTTAAATTGTCTATGCGTTCAAAAGATGAGTTTTTTAATTTTTTCATTCACGATAATGAAGAAGAACCAGAAATCACGACTTTATCTTTCAAACACGGAAGTTCTACATGTAATTTTGATTTTGATGAAGAATCGGATGGTACGAGAAGAATATTTGATTTACTGGATGTTTTATTAACAAAAAATAAGAATAGTGTTTATGTTATTGATGAAATGGAAAGAAGTCTTCATCCGGCACTTACAAAAAGATTTATCGTTTTATTAAATGAGTTTCATAAAAAGAATGATATCCAATTAATTTTTACAACACACGAAGCAACTATTATGTCACAGGAGTTGTTTAGAAGGGATCAAATATGGTTTGTCGCAAGAGATAAGGATAATAATTCTAATCTTTATCCTTTAGATCGTTTTAATGAACGCTATGATAAGAAAATCAACAAGGCTTATCTCGAAGGTCGTTATGGTGCAATACCGGTTTTTACAGATTTCAACATAGGAGAATTAGGCTAA
- a CDS encoding acetyl-CoA carboxylase, biotin carboxyl carrier protein encodes MNTKEIQELIAVFENSNLSRMEIEASDIKLKMEKPVGDVQIVSTPVSQPKTIEVNEEKTETKKEGYWVKAPIVGTFYQSRAKGSTPFVEIGQQVKKGDVLCIIEAMKVMNEIHAPMDGVIAEILVTDDSMVEFDQELMRIVEGVK; translated from the coding sequence ATGAATACGAAAGAGATTCAGGAATTAATTGCGGTATTTGAAAATTCAAATTTATCCCGTATGGAAATAGAAGCAAGTGATATTAAATTAAAAATGGAAAAACCGGTTGGTGATGTGCAGATTGTTTCAACACCTGTATCACAGCCGAAAACAATAGAAGTTAATGAAGAAAAAACAGAAACCAAAAAAGAAGGATATTGGGTAAAGGCACCAATCGTAGGAACCTTTTATCAATCACGTGCCAAAGGCAGTACACCGTTTGTGGAAATCGGCCAGCAGGTGAAAAAAGGTGATGTACTTTGCATTATTGAAGCGATGAAGGTCATGAATGAAATCCATGCGCCAATGGATGGTGTGATTGCGGAGATTCTGGTAACAGATGATTCCATGGTGGAATTTGATCAGGAGCTGATGCGCATTGTGGAAGGTGTAAAATGA